One genomic segment of Vagococcus intermedius includes these proteins:
- the mvaD gene encoding diphosphomevalonate decarboxylase produces MTNFAKAKAHTNIALIKYWGKRDEQLFLPMNSSLSLTLDAFYTETEVLLDDNLESDQFILNNDIQSLTETKKITDFLNLFRKQAGITTPAKVTSQNFVPTAAGLASSASAFAALGCAMNQVTNLNMDKSTLSTYVRRGSGSATRSLFGGFVEWQMGTCSEDSLATPVDDANWDIGMITVAVNTQKKTVSSRKGMKLTVETSNFYPAWLESAATDLVAIKTAIKQQDFEQVGLITESNGMKMHGTMLGATPPFSYWEPRTLEVLTKVRQLRGQGWQCYFTMDAGPNVKILCRYSDSQKLQKFLQDAFPDNPVIISKVGSGVELLAK; encoded by the coding sequence ATGACAAATTTTGCAAAAGCTAAAGCCCATACTAATATTGCCCTAATTAAATATTGGGGCAAACGAGATGAACAATTATTTTTACCAATGAATAGTAGTCTCTCTTTAACCTTAGATGCTTTTTATACAGAGACCGAAGTGTTATTGGATGATAATTTAGAAAGTGATCAGTTCATATTAAATAATGACATTCAGTCCCTAACGGAAACAAAAAAAATAACTGACTTCCTTAACCTGTTTAGAAAACAAGCTGGCATTACAACCCCAGCTAAAGTAACAAGCCAAAATTTTGTCCCAACAGCTGCTGGCTTAGCTTCTTCTGCCTCAGCTTTTGCTGCCTTAGGATGTGCTATGAATCAAGTTACAAACTTAAATATGGATAAAAGTACACTATCAACTTATGTTCGCCGTGGTAGTGGTAGTGCTACTCGCAGCTTATTTGGAGGTTTTGTTGAATGGCAAATGGGGACGTGTTCGGAAGATAGCTTAGCTACTCCCGTAGATGATGCAAACTGGGATATTGGGATGATAACCGTGGCTGTTAATACTCAGAAAAAAACTGTTTCAAGTCGCAAAGGCATGAAATTAACCGTTGAAACCTCTAATTTTTATCCTGCATGGCTTGAAAGTGCCGCAACGGATTTAGTTGCCATTAAAACAGCGATTAAACAGCAAGATTTTGAACAAGTCGGGCTAATTACCGAATCTAATGGGATGAAAATGCACGGCACAATGCTTGGTGCAACGCCTCCTTTTAGTTATTGGGAACCACGTACCTTAGAAGTTCTAACAAAAGTGCGACAATTACGTGGACAAGGGTGGCAGTGTTACTTTACAATGGACGCGGGACCTAATGTTAAAATATTATGTCGTTACTCAGATTCTCAAAAACTACAAAAATTTTTACAAGATGCCTTCCCTGATAACCCTGTTATCATTTCAAAAGTCGGCAGTGGTGTCGAATTGTTAGCTAAATAA
- a CDS encoding phosphomevalonate kinase, producing MIEASAPGKLYIAGEYAVLEPGHPAILVALDQFITVKLKEAKNQGSICSSYSNGLTIPWTRKDGQFYIDERENPFTYVIQSVTTTESYLQELGKDLTFFDLEIESDLDNKDGRKYGLGSSGAVTVATIKALLTFHNVTFDAELVYKLAALTHLTIKSNGSFGDLAASSFGGWLAYSCFDREWVQKNRETHSLKALLEMTWPKLMIEPLTPPDNLNLLIGWTGSPASTTHLVDLLNEEISDIDHYYPIFLKNSFDCVSTIISAFKQHDFAAIQRGIRQNRTLLQHLGANSGVHIETATLFDLCEVAEDYHGAAKSSGAGGGDCGVVIIDKSIDTTPLIEEWKQADICQLDLTVHYEVLRNACLK from the coding sequence ATGATAGAAGCCAGTGCGCCGGGAAAACTATATATAGCAGGTGAATATGCTGTACTTGAACCTGGTCATCCAGCGATTTTGGTCGCATTAGATCAATTTATTACTGTAAAACTAAAAGAAGCTAAAAATCAAGGCAGCATTTGTTCAAGTTACTCCAACGGTTTGACTATTCCTTGGACTCGTAAAGATGGACAATTTTATATCGATGAACGTGAAAATCCTTTTACCTATGTCATTCAATCTGTTACGACGACTGAAAGTTATTTACAGGAACTTGGAAAAGACCTAACCTTCTTTGATTTAGAAATTGAAAGTGACCTTGATAACAAAGATGGTCGTAAATATGGATTAGGTTCAAGCGGTGCGGTCACAGTTGCAACAATCAAAGCGTTACTAACTTTTCACAATGTTACATTTGATGCTGAGCTGGTCTATAAACTTGCTGCGCTTACTCATTTGACTATTAAAAGTAATGGCTCCTTTGGTGATTTAGCTGCTAGTTCTTTTGGTGGATGGTTAGCCTATTCATGTTTTGATCGCGAGTGGGTACAAAAAAATAGAGAGACTCATTCGCTAAAAGCTTTACTAGAAATGACTTGGCCTAAACTGATGATTGAGCCCCTAACCCCACCTGACAATTTAAATTTATTAATAGGTTGGACAGGTAGCCCTGCTTCAACTACTCATTTAGTTGATTTATTAAATGAAGAAATTAGCGATATTGACCATTACTATCCTATTTTCTTAAAAAATAGTTTTGACTGTGTCTCGACAATCATTTCAGCATTTAAACAGCATGACTTTGCTGCTATTCAACGAGGTATTCGTCAAAATAGAACGCTTTTACAACACTTAGGAGCTAATAGTGGCGTTCATATTGAAACAGCTACGCTATTTGACTTATGTGAAGTAGCTGAGGATTATCATGGTGCCGCTAAATCTTCTGGTGCTGGTGGCGGAGATTGTGGCGTGGTCATCATCGATAAGTCAATTGATACGACACCGCTCATTGAAGAATGGAAACAAGCGGATATTTGTCAATTAGATTTAACTGTTCATTATGAAGTACTTAGAAATGCTTGTCTTAAATAA
- the fni gene encoding type 2 isopentenyl-diphosphate Delta-isomerase, which produces MSIQQHRKDEHVSLATQQYIDQPETDFDAISFVHHSLPNIDVSEVSLATEFADMDFDVPIYINGMTGGSPKTAKINEELAIVARETGLAMAAGSVSAALKHSDVAESYTIIRKMNPNGKIFANLGAEHSVENGKRAVDLLQADALQIHVNVPQELIMPEGERRFATWLSSIENMVSQVGVPVIVKEVGFGMSRKTIQQLLNIGVKTIDISGRGGTNFAAIENSRRKHHDFYFAENWGQSTPISLIEAYNQSGACDILASGGIRTSLDMIKAFALGAHACGLSGQFLHLIQEEGVDETIMTVNRWEEQLKIIMTLLGAKRLTELKKTDVILRDPIKTWCEARHIDWTHFANRSK; this is translated from the coding sequence ATGTCTATTCAACAACATCGCAAAGATGAGCATGTCTCTCTTGCTACACAACAATATATCGACCAACCAGAGACTGATTTTGATGCAATCTCATTTGTTCATCACTCGCTACCCAATATCGATGTTTCAGAAGTCTCTCTTGCTACTGAGTTTGCGGATATGGATTTTGATGTCCCAATTTATATAAATGGTATGACTGGTGGTAGTCCTAAAACCGCTAAAATTAATGAAGAACTCGCTATTGTTGCTAGAGAAACTGGACTAGCTATGGCTGCCGGTTCTGTTAGTGCTGCATTAAAACACTCTGATGTAGCAGAAAGTTATACTATAATTCGCAAAATGAATCCTAACGGTAAAATTTTTGCGAACTTAGGAGCTGAACATTCAGTTGAAAATGGGAAAAGAGCGGTTGATTTATTGCAAGCAGATGCCTTGCAAATTCATGTCAACGTTCCTCAAGAATTGATCATGCCTGAAGGTGAGCGTCGGTTCGCTACATGGTTAAGTTCGATTGAAAATATGGTCAGCCAAGTTGGTGTCCCTGTAATTGTCAAAGAAGTTGGTTTTGGGATGAGTCGTAAAACCATTCAACAACTTTTAAATATTGGCGTTAAAACAATTGATATTAGTGGTCGCGGAGGGACTAATTTTGCTGCTATCGAAAATTCACGACGTAAGCACCATGATTTTTACTTTGCAGAAAATTGGGGACAGTCTACCCCAATTTCGCTAATTGAGGCCTATAATCAATCTGGTGCTTGTGATATTCTAGCTTCTGGAGGTATTAGAACCTCTCTAGATATGATTAAAGCTTTTGCTTTAGGTGCCCATGCTTGTGGGTTATCTGGACAATTTTTACATCTGATCCAAGAAGAAGGTGTTGATGAAACCATTATGACTGTCAACCGTTGGGAAGAACAATTAAAAATTATTATGACCTTACTTGGAGCTAAACGCTTAACTGAATTAAAGAAAACAGATGTGATTTTACGTGATCCAATTAAAACCTGGTGTGAAGCTCGTCATATCGATTGGACTCACTTTGCTAATCGTTCCAAATAA
- a CDS encoding glycerophosphodiester phosphodiesterase produces MITVVYQPQTTIVAHRGFMEKGVENSLGSLRAAAEVGADMVEMDIQETKDGQFVVMHDYNLKRLAGLDQEVRNMTLKELQTVKIVQNGFTDRIPSLKEYIDEAKSLNMKLLIEVKPHGYESEDMCDNLIKVLKDKQVLSWFSVQSLDKPILDELKIKEPRLKTGYIIPLNFGHLPDTLHNFYVLEEFSVTENLLEEAKELKKGLFVWTVNKDELLKHYLRLDVDGIISNHPDRGVEFRESREETETFLNRVLFLLEK; encoded by the coding sequence GTGATAACAGTTGTTTATCAACCTCAAACAACGATTGTTGCTCATCGAGGTTTTATGGAAAAAGGGGTTGAAAATTCATTAGGATCACTTAGAGCAGCTGCTGAGGTAGGAGCTGATATGGTTGAGATGGATATTCAAGAAACCAAAGATGGTCAATTCGTTGTGATGCATGATTATAATTTAAAACGTTTAGCCGGCCTGGATCAAGAGGTGCGAAATATGACACTAAAAGAATTACAAACAGTCAAAATAGTTCAGAACGGTTTTACTGATCGTATTCCATCGTTGAAAGAATATATTGACGAGGCCAAATCACTGAATATGAAATTATTAATTGAAGTGAAACCACATGGCTATGAATCAGAAGACATGTGTGATAACTTAATAAAAGTATTAAAAGACAAGCAAGTTTTAAGTTGGTTTTCGGTACAATCATTAGATAAACCAATATTAGATGAATTAAAAATCAAAGAACCGCGTTTAAAAACTGGTTATATTATTCCACTAAACTTTGGTCATTTACCAGATACGTTGCATAATTTTTATGTATTAGAGGAATTTTCAGTGACAGAGAACTTATTAGAAGAAGCAAAAGAACTGAAAAAAGGGCTATTTGTATGGACTGTTAATAAAGATGAGCTCTTAAAGCATTACTTGAGATTAGATGTAGATGGTATCATCAGTAACCATCCTGATCGAGGAGTCGAATTTAGAGAGAGTCGTGAAGAGACAGAGACTTTTTTAAATAGAGTTTTATTCTTGTTAGAAAAATAA